TGACGAGCATCCACTCGTCGCTCGACGCCTTCAGGCAGCTGCTCGACACGCACCAGCTCACCCCGGGCGACATCGAGCGCGTCGACGTCGGCACCAGCCGCATGACCTACCAGCACTGCGCCTGGACGTACAAGGCCCAGGGCGTGACGGCGGCGCAGATGAACCTGTTCTACGGCATCGCGGTCATGGCCTACGACGGCGTCGCCTTCGTCGCGCAGTACGCCGAGGAGCGCCTTGCCGAGCCGCGGCTGCTCGACTTCGTCGAGCGCGTGCACGCGCATGTCGACGACGAGATCGAGGCCATGGGCCCGGCCTATCGCCATGCGGCCCGCGTCAAGGTCACGACGCGCGACGGCCGCAGCTTCAGCCACGAGATCCTGAACCGACGCGGCAGCCCCGAGAACCCGATGACGCCGGCGGACGTGGAATACAAGTTCCGCAATGTCGTCGCCTCGTGCCTGTCGCCGGCCCACATCGAGCGCGTGATCGCGCTGGTCGACCGGCTGGAACACCTCGACAGCACCGGCGAGCTGATCGCGCTGCTGGCCGCGCCACGCTGATTTTTTTCCCCCCTCCTTCGTCCACCCCATGAACCAGACCTCGACCTCCTCCGCCACGCTCGCCGATCGACTGGGCGCGCACTTCAGCCGCTTCCAGTGGAGCGATCTCGGCGCCGACACCCGCAAGGCCGTCAAGCGCCTGCTGCTCGACTACATCGGCGTGGCCGTCTCCGGCAGCCAGACCGAGAGCGGCAAGGTCGCACGCGAGTTCGCGGCCGTCACCGGCGGCCATGCGGAGGCCACGCTGATCGGCGGCGTCGGCCGCGTGCCGGCGATGCAGGCCGCCTTCGCCAACGCGATCTCCTCGCACAGTGTCGAGCTCGACGACATCGACGTGCTGGCGCTGTTCCACTTCAGCCCGCCGGTCTACTCCGCCGCGCTGGCCACGGCCGAGCAGAAGGGGGCGAGCGGCAAGGACCTGCTGACCGCGCTCGCGGCGGGCTGCGAGATGATGGAGCGCCTGAGCAAGGCGGCCAACAACTCGCTGCGCAACCGCGGCTTCCACACGACGCCGACCTGCGGCGTGTTCGGCGCGACGGTGGCCGCGGCGCTGCTGCAGAAGCTGCCCGCGGACAAGATCGTCTCCGCGCTCGGGCTGGCCGGTGCGTCCTCGTCGGGGTTGATGGAGATGTACGGGCCCTCGATGCAGAAGCGCTTCAACCCCGGGCCGACAGCGCGCAACGGCGTCACGGCGGCCACGATCGCAGGGCTGGGCTTCACCGGCGCCTCGACCATCTTCGAAGGCGAACGCGGCTTTCTCGCCGCGTTTACCGACAAGAACGATCCAGGGCAGCTGGTGGCGGGCCTGGACCGGCCGTATCAGCTCGACATCGAGTTCAAGCCCTATTCGTGCGCCCGGCCGATCCACAACGCGATCGACTGCGCACTGGACATCCGCCGCAAGCATTCACCGGACCTGAACCGCGTGCGTTCGATCGAGATGGCGCGCCATCCCGAGTGGGCCCACTACCACCAGAACAAGCGCCCGCGGACGTACCACGAGGCGCAGGTGAGCCTGCCGTACTCCGTGGCGGTGGCGCTGACCGACGGCCAGGCGCTCTTCGCGCAGTACAACGACGCGCGCCTGCAGGAGCCGATGCTGCTGCGCCTGTCGGACCTGGTGGAGATCAAGCCCGACGCGACGCTGCCGCGCGGCGTCTCGTGCCGCATGACGATGACCATGGAAGACGGCACGCAGCACGTGTCGCAGGTCGACTATCCCAAGGGCTCGATCCAGAACGCCATGGACGACGACGAATTGCGCGCCAAGTTCGACAGCCTCGTGCACCCGGTGCTCGGCGCCGGCCGCGCCACCGAGATCGCGGCGATGGTGCAGGGCATCGAGGACGTTGCGGACATCGGCCAGCTGATGCAGCTGACGTCGAAGCCCGCGGCACGCTGAGCGATGGACCCGGCCTTCGCCCTGCCGAACTACGAGGTGGTCGCGCTCAAGTACGCGACGCGGGGCGGCAGCCGGCCCGACCACTTCGTTGGCGGCGATCCGCACGAGGTGCCCATGCCGATGGACTACTACCTGTGGGTGGTGCGCGATGAACAGCGCATGTTTCTTGTCGACACCGGCTTCAACGCGGACATGGCGGTCAAGCGCCACCGCACGCTGTTGCGCACGCCGGCCGAGGCGCTGGCGCTGCTCGGGATCGCGGGCGGGGATGTGCGGCAGATCGTCGTGACCCACCTGCACAACGACCACATCGGCACTTTCGACGAATACCCGAACGCGCGCTTCCACCTGCAGGACGACGAGATGGCGTTCGCGACCGGCCGCTACATGTGCTGCGAGCGATTCAACCGGGCCTACGAGGTCGAGCACGTCGCCGGCATGGTGCGGCTCACCTACCAGGACCGCATCGAGTTCCACCGCGGCGACGCCGAGATCGGACCCGGCATCAGCGTCCACCGCATCGGCGGCCACACGGCCGGGCTGCAGGCAGTGCGGGTGCACACGGCGCGCGGCTGGGTCGTACTGGCCTCGGATGCGAGCCACTACTACGAACACTTCGAGACCCGGCGCTGCTTTCCGCTGGTGTTCCACGTGGGCGACGTGCTGGAAGGCTATGCGCGCCTGCTGGCGCTGGCCGAGTCGCCGCGGCACGTGATCCCCGGGCACGATCCGCTGGTCGTGCAACGCTACCCGGCCTTGTCGCCGGCGCTGGCCGGCATCGCGGTGCGGCTGGATCTCGAGCCCTTGCCATCCACCGGTACCGAAGCATGAAGACGACACTGAAGATCCTCGCCGCCGTTGCACTCGCCGCGCATGCACTGCTGGCCGCCGCGCAGGACTATCCGAACCGCGCCGTGCGCCTGATCGTGCCCTTCCCGCCGGGCGGCGGCACCGACATCATCGCGCGCCCCATCGCGCAGAAGCTGGCCGAGAAGTGGGGCCAGCCGGTCGTCGTCGACAACCGCGGCGGCGCGGGCGGCAATGTCGGCACCAAGGCCGCGGCCGAGGCGCCGCCCGACGGCTACACGCTGATCCTCGGCGTGCAGGGAACGCATGCGGTCAACCAGAGCCTCTATGCCAACGCAGGCTTCGATTCCACCCGGGACTTCGCCGCCATCACGATGGTGGCGAACACGCCGAACATCCTGGTGGTCCATCCCTCGGTGCCGGCCCACTCCGTGGCCGAGCTCGTCGCGCTCGCCAAGGCGAAGCCGGGCGCGCTCAACTATGCGACGCCCGGCAACGGCACGCCGTCGCACCTCGCGACCGAGATGTTCAAGCGCATGGCGGGCGTCGAGCTGACGCATGTCCCGTACAAGGGCAGCGGCCCGGCACTGGCCGACATGCTCGGAGGCCAGACCCAGCTCTGGATCGCCAACGCGCCTGTCGTGCTGCCGCACATCAAGGCCGGCAAGCTGCGCGCGCTGGCGAGCACCAGCGCCAGCCGGCCGTCGATCGCAGCCGACATTCCGACGCTGGCCGAGGCCGGGCTCAAGGGCTACGAGGCGGACACCTGGTACGGCCTCTTCGCGCCGGCGAAGACGCCCAAGCCGATCCTGGACAAGATCCATGCCGACGTGGTCGCCGTGCTGCAGTCGCCGGAGATCCGCGAGGCTTTCGCGCCGCAAGGTGCCGAAGTCGTCGCCAACAGTTCCGAGGCGTTCACGCGCCAGTTGAATGACGACGTAGCCAAGTGGAAGAAGGTGATTGCCGATCTCAAGCTGCGGATCGACTAGCCATGCTGGCGCGACGCCTTGGAGAATTTGCTGCCGGCGTGGACGCCGCCGCGTTGCCGAGCACTGTCGTCGATGCCGTCAAGCTGCGCGTTCTCGACACCCTGGGTGCGGGGCTCGCGGGCATGGCGCTGGGCCATCATCGCGTGCTCGATCCGGTGCTGGAGTCGGCCGGAAGCATCCGGGTCTGGGGCGAGGCGGCCACGCGCTCGGCGCGCGAGGCGGCACTGGTCAACTGCTTCGCGACGCATTCGACCTACCTCGAGGACGGCTCACGCTTCACCGGCGGCCATCCTTCGTCGGTGGTCGTGCCGGTGGTGCTCGCAGATGCGCAGCAGCGCAACGCAGCCGGGACGGAGATGATGGCCGCCGTGCTCGCCGGCTACGAAATCTTTCTCCGGCTGGGCCGCGCGATCTATCCCGCCTGCGTGCAGCGCGGGTTCCAGAGCACCGCGGTGCTTGGCGCCGTGTCGTCTGCCGCTGCCATCGCGCGGCTGCGCCGTCTCTCGCCGGCCCAATGCGGCGATGCGATCGCGATCGCTGCGAACCTCGGCATCGGGCTGAAGGAAGCATTGAAGAGCTCGGCCACGCAGCCGCTCCAGGTCGCGCGCACCTGCGAAGGCGGCATGGTGGCCGCCGCATTGGCCGAGGCCGGATGCCAGGGAGCCCCGCTCGTGCTCGAAAACGGCTTCCTGCCCGCCTTCGGCCCCGGCGCCGATGCGGCGGCCGTCACCGCGGGGCTCGGCAGCGAGCTGCGCATCGGCGAGACCTATCTGAAGCGCCATGCAGGCTGCCGCGGCAACCATGCGCCGCTCGATGCGGCCCTGGAACTGATCTCGGCCGAAGGGCTGAGCGCCGGCGACGTGCGCCACCTCACGGTCGCAGTCGACAGCGTGACCCGCGCCGCCGCCATCGAGCCGCCGCTGAACGGCGATCAGGCGCAGTTCAGCATCGGGTTCTCGGTCGCGTTGGCCTTCGTCGACGGCGACGCGCCGATCTTCAGCTATACGGACGCGCGGCTCGCCGATGCCGCGATCCGCGCGATGATGGCGCGCGTCGAGGTGCGCATCGACCCTGCACTCGACGCCCGCTATCCCGCGGAGCGCGGCGCGTGGGTCGAGGCGGAACTCGCCTCGGGCCGGCGCGTGCGGCGTGCTGTAGCCAATGCGCGGGGCGAGCCCGAATGGCCGCTGTCCCGGCAGGACGTCGAGCGGAAGTTCCTTGCCCTCGCGGCGCCGCGCCTCGGCGAGCGAGCCCACGCGCTGCGCGAGGCGATCGGGCGCATGGAGCACACGGACGGCGCATCGATCGCCGCACTTCTCGCCCCCGCCAACTGATTTCAACATGCAGAAGGACCACTTGATGACCACGACTTCGATCCCTCGCCCGGCCGCCAGGCGCCGGCTGCTCGGCGCGGCCGCGCTCGGCGCCTTGATGCTGGCCACGCCAGGCGGCTTCGCGCTCGCGCAGGACTATCCGAGCCGGCCGATCAACCTGATCGTCGGCTTTCCGCCCGGCGGATCGAACGACATCGTCGCGCGCATCCTCGCGCCCCGCCTGGGCGATGCGCTCGGCGTGCCGGTGGTGGTCGTCAACAAGCCGGGGAGCAATGCGCTGATCGGCACCGAGTTCGTCGCCCGCGCCGCGCCCGATGGCTACACCATCACGCTGGCGAGCGCGAGCCCGCTGGTCATCAGCCCGAGCACCTACGCCAAGATGCCCTTCGACGCCTTGAACGACCTGGTCGGCATCACGACCGTCGCGAACACGCCGGAGCTGGTGGCGGTGCATCCGTCGGTCCAGGCCAGGACCCTGCAGGAGCTGATCGCGCTGTCGAAAACCCGCGAGGTCACACTCTCGTCGTCGGGCAACGGCGGGCTGCCGCACCTCGCGATCGAGCTGCTGCGCACGGCCACCAAGGGCAAGATCCTGCACGTGCCCTACAAGGGCGCGGGGCCGGCGGTCACCGACACGGTCGGCGGGCATGTCGATGGCGTCATCATGGATTTGCCGGCGCTGCAGACCATGGTGCTCGATGGCCGCCTGCGCCCCATCGCCATCACCAACAAGGCGCGCGCGCCCTCGCTGCCCGATACGCCCACGTCGGTGGAGCAAGGCGTGCCGAGCCTGCTGGCCTTCAACTGGTTCGCCGTGATGGCGCCGGCCAAGACGCCGAAGCCGATCGTCGACAAGCTGTATGCCGCGCTGGTCAAGGTCGCGCATTCGCCGGAGGTGAAGGAGGCGATGGTCAAGGTCGGCGTCGAGCCGCTGACGCATCCGTCGCCCGAGGCCTTCGCCGTCTTCATGCGCGAGGAGACCGCGCGCTGGGGCAAGGTGGCGCGCGACTCCGGCGCCAAGGCCGATTGACATCGAGAAGAGAGAGAAGACGCCCATGGACGACCTGAACGCCTGGAAGTCGCTCGCCCGCGAGCACCGCGGCATCACGCTGGCATTGGCCGAGTTCGTCTCGTCGCTCCGGGCCGAGGCGGTGCCCGATGCGACGCGGCAGGTGTTGGCCAAGGCCGTGGTCGATGCCATCGGCTGCGGGCTCTACGGCCTCACCACGCCCTGGGGCCGCACCATGAGCGCCTTTGCGGGTGAGCAGGGCGGGCCGGCCGAGGCCGGGCTCTGGGGCGCGGGACAGCGGGTCAGCGTCGGCCACAGCGTGCTGGCCGGCGGCACCGCGATCCACAGCTTCGATTTCGACGACCACAGCCGCGCGAAGATCCATCCGGGTGCGATCGTCGTGCCGGTCGCGCTGGCGCTGGGCGAACGCGAGAGCGCGCCAGGCAGCGTCGTGCTGGCCGCCATCGCGGCGGGCTACGAGACGATGAACCGCGTCAGCCTGGCGGCCAATCCCGGTCGTGCGCGGATGCGGGGCTGGCATCTCACCGGCACCTGCGGCACCTTCGCGGCGGCGGCCACTGCCTGCGTGATCCTCGGCCTCGATGCCGGGACCACGGCAAGCGCGCTCGGCCTCGCGGGCACGCAGTCGGCGGGCCTTTGGGCATTCACGGCCGACGGCTCGATGAGCAAGCGCATGCACCCGGGACGGGCGGCGCAGGATGGCGTCACGGCGGCGCTGCTGGCGGCGCGAGGCTTCGAAGGGCCTCGGTACATCCTCGAAGCGGAGGACGGAGGTTTTCTGTTCGCGATGTCCGATGCGCCGAGGCCCGGGCGCATCACCGAGGGGCTCGGGAGCACCTGGCATTCCGACGCGACTTGCTTCAAGCCGCACGCCTGCTGCGGCAGCAATCATGCCTGCGTCGATGCAGCGATCGACATCATGCGCGAGCACCGGCTGGGCATCGACGACGTCGATCGCGTGGTCGCGGGCATCGCGAGCGTGGTGCAGACACAGACCGGCTTCGACTACCAGGCCGATTCCGTGCTCAACGCGCAGATGAGCCTGCGCTACAACATTGCGGTGGCGATGTGCGACGGCCAGGCCTTGCTCGAGCAGTTCACGCCCGAGCGCATCGTAGAGCCGCGCACGGTCGCGCTGGCGCAGCGTGTGGAGATCGAGATCGATCCCGAGATCGATCGGGCGTATCCCGAGATCTATGGCGGTCGCGTCACCGTCGTCACGCGCGGCGGGCAAACCATCAGCCGGCGCGTCGACTATTCGCGCGGCATGCCCGAGAACCCGATGGCGCACGAGGAGATCGAGCGCAAGTTCATGTCGCTGGCCACCGTTGCGGTGGGCGCCGCGCGCGCGGGCGAGATTCTTCGCCTCGCCAACGGTGTCTTCGCTGCCGGCTCGGTGACGCCACTCAATGCCATGCTGACCGCATCGACGATCGCCGAAGTGCGGCACGCATGAGCCTTGCCTGGCGGTTCCGAAGTGACTCCAATGAACACCCGCGCTGGAGCAGCGTGGTTAACATGAAGGGCCGAATTTCGGAGAACTGCACATGACCCGGCCTGACACCCTCGAGATCCCCACCGGCGGCCGGCTTCCCGTGCTCGGCCTGGGCACCTGGCACCTCGGCGAGGACCCCGCCCAGCGGCGCGCGGAAGTCGCCGCGGTGCGCTCGGCCATGGCGATGGGCTACCGCCTCATCGACACGGCCGAGATGTACGGCGAGGGCGGTGCCGAGGAAGTGGTGGGCCAGGCCATCGCGGAGGCGCTGCGCGCCGGCGACGTGGCGCGCGAGCAGCTGTTCGTCGTCAGCAAGGTGTATCCGCACAACGCCAGCCGCACGGGAACGCCGGCCGCCTGCGCGCGCAGTTTGGCGCGGCTCGGGCTGGATCGCATCGACCTCTATCTGCTGCACTGGCGCGGCGAGCATCCGCTCTCCGAAACCTGCGAGGCAATGCGTCAACTCGTGGCCGAAGGCCGCATCGCGCACTGGGGCGTCAGCAACTTCGACACCGATGACATGGAAGAGCTGGCCACGGTATGTGGCGAGCCGCTGGACTGCGCGGCGAACCAGGTCTACTACTCGATGAGCGAGCGCGGTCCGGAGTTCAGCCTGCTGCCGTGGCAACGCCAGCGCGGCATGCCGATGATGGCCTACAGCCCGATCGACCAGGGCGCGTTGGCGAGCGACGCGGCACTCCAGAAGATGGCCCGGCGGCTGGGCGTGACAGCGGCACAGCTCGCACTCGCCTGGGTGATCGCGCAGCCCGGCGTGGTTGCCATCCCGAAGGCCGTGCGCGAAGCGCATTTGCGCGAGAACCTGGCTGCCGCTGACCTGGAGCTGAGCGCGGACGACCTTGCGGAGATCGACCGCTTGCATCCGCCGCCGCGG
Above is a window of Variovorax sp. RA8 DNA encoding:
- a CDS encoding MmgE/PrpD family protein, producing the protein MLARRLGEFAAGVDAAALPSTVVDAVKLRVLDTLGAGLAGMALGHHRVLDPVLESAGSIRVWGEAATRSAREAALVNCFATHSTYLEDGSRFTGGHPSSVVVPVVLADAQQRNAAGTEMMAAVLAGYEIFLRLGRAIYPACVQRGFQSTAVLGAVSSAAAIARLRRLSPAQCGDAIAIAANLGIGLKEALKSSATQPLQVARTCEGGMVAAALAEAGCQGAPLVLENGFLPAFGPGADAAAVTAGLGSELRIGETYLKRHAGCRGNHAPLDAALELISAEGLSAGDVRHLTVAVDSVTRAAAIEPPLNGDQAQFSIGFSVALAFVDGDAPIFSYTDARLADAAIRAMMARVEVRIDPALDARYPAERGAWVEAELASGRRVRRAVANARGEPEWPLSRQDVERKFLALAAPRLGERAHALREAIGRMEHTDGASIAALLAPAN
- a CDS encoding MmgE/PrpD family protein: MDDLNAWKSLAREHRGITLALAEFVSSLRAEAVPDATRQVLAKAVVDAIGCGLYGLTTPWGRTMSAFAGEQGGPAEAGLWGAGQRVSVGHSVLAGGTAIHSFDFDDHSRAKIHPGAIVVPVALALGERESAPGSVVLAAIAAGYETMNRVSLAANPGRARMRGWHLTGTCGTFAAAATACVILGLDAGTTASALGLAGTQSAGLWAFTADGSMSKRMHPGRAAQDGVTAALLAARGFEGPRYILEAEDGGFLFAMSDAPRPGRITEGLGSTWHSDATCFKPHACCGSNHACVDAAIDIMREHRLGIDDVDRVVAGIASVVQTQTGFDYQADSVLNAQMSLRYNIAVAMCDGQALLEQFTPERIVEPRTVALAQRVEIEIDPEIDRAYPEIYGGRVTVVTRGGQTISRRVDYSRGMPENPMAHEEIERKFMSLATVAVGAARAGEILRLANGVFAAGSVTPLNAMLTASTIAEVRHA
- a CDS encoding Bug family tripartite tricarboxylate transporter substrate binding protein, which produces MTTTSIPRPAARRRLLGAAALGALMLATPGGFALAQDYPSRPINLIVGFPPGGSNDIVARILAPRLGDALGVPVVVVNKPGSNALIGTEFVARAAPDGYTITLASASPLVISPSTYAKMPFDALNDLVGITTVANTPELVAVHPSVQARTLQELIALSKTREVTLSSSGNGGLPHLAIELLRTATKGKILHVPYKGAGPAVTDTVGGHVDGVIMDLPALQTMVLDGRLRPIAITNKARAPSLPDTPTSVEQGVPSLLAFNWFAVMAPAKTPKPIVDKLYAALVKVAHSPEVKEAMVKVGVEPLTHPSPEAFAVFMREETARWGKVARDSGAKAD
- a CDS encoding tripartite tricarboxylate transporter substrate binding protein, with protein sequence MKTTLKILAAVALAAHALLAAAQDYPNRAVRLIVPFPPGGGTDIIARPIAQKLAEKWGQPVVVDNRGGAGGNVGTKAAAEAPPDGYTLILGVQGTHAVNQSLYANAGFDSTRDFAAITMVANTPNILVVHPSVPAHSVAELVALAKAKPGALNYATPGNGTPSHLATEMFKRMAGVELTHVPYKGSGPALADMLGGQTQLWIANAPVVLPHIKAGKLRALASTSASRPSIAADIPTLAEAGLKGYEADTWYGLFAPAKTPKPILDKIHADVVAVLQSPEIREAFAPQGAEVVANSSEAFTRQLNDDVAKWKKVIADLKLRID
- a CDS encoding aldo/keto reductase yields the protein MTRPDTLEIPTGGRLPVLGLGTWHLGEDPAQRRAEVAAVRSAMAMGYRLIDTAEMYGEGGAEEVVGQAIAEALRAGDVAREQLFVVSKVYPHNASRTGTPAACARSLARLGLDRIDLYLLHWRGEHPLSETCEAMRQLVAEGRIAHWGVSNFDTDDMEELATVCGEPLDCAANQVYYSMSERGPEFSLLPWQRQRGMPMMAYSPIDQGALASDAALQKMARRLGVTAAQLALAWVIAQPGVVAIPKAVREAHLRENLAAADLELSADDLAEIDRLHPPPRRKKPLAMI
- a CDS encoding N-acyl homoserine lactonase family protein, with the translated sequence MDPAFALPNYEVVALKYATRGGSRPDHFVGGDPHEVPMPMDYYLWVVRDEQRMFLVDTGFNADMAVKRHRTLLRTPAEALALLGIAGGDVRQIVVTHLHNDHIGTFDEYPNARFHLQDDEMAFATGRYMCCERFNRAYEVEHVAGMVRLTYQDRIEFHRGDAEIGPGISVHRIGGHTAGLQAVRVHTARGWVVLASDASHYYEHFETRRCFPLVFHVGDVLEGYARLLALAESPRHVIPGHDPLVVQRYPALSPALAGIAVRLDLEPLPSTGTEA
- a CDS encoding MmgE/PrpD family protein, which codes for MNQTSTSSATLADRLGAHFSRFQWSDLGADTRKAVKRLLLDYIGVAVSGSQTESGKVAREFAAVTGGHAEATLIGGVGRVPAMQAAFANAISSHSVELDDIDVLALFHFSPPVYSAALATAEQKGASGKDLLTALAAGCEMMERLSKAANNSLRNRGFHTTPTCGVFGATVAAALLQKLPADKIVSALGLAGASSSGLMEMYGPSMQKRFNPGPTARNGVTAATIAGLGFTGASTIFEGERGFLAAFTDKNDPGQLVAGLDRPYQLDIEFKPYSCARPIHNAIDCALDIRRKHSPDLNRVRSIEMARHPEWAHYHQNKRPRTYHEAQVSLPYSVAVALTDGQALFAQYNDARLQEPMLLRLSDLVEIKPDATLPRGVSCRMTMTMEDGTQHVSQVDYPKGSIQNAMDDDELRAKFDSLVHPVLGAGRATEIAAMVQGIEDVADIGQLMQLTSKPAAR